From the genome of Loxodonta africana isolate mLoxAfr1 chromosome 19, mLoxAfr1.hap2, whole genome shotgun sequence:
GAGGGAATAAATTGTAGGTGGTTCTGTTACTTTTATTTAAATGTCAGCGATTGATAAATTCCAATTCACCACCAGTATATTGTACTtcaggtgaaagcttacagagcaaattagtgtctgattaaacagttaacacacgtTTTTTGTGACCTTGGCTGCCTATGCTGCTATGTGTCCGCTCTGactttctccaccccaggttccctgtttccactcatccagttttcctgtcccattctgccttctcgtctttgcccttgtgctggtgtgcccattagtgtTGCATAcatatgtgttattgttggccctgtagacctgtttaatctttggctgaaaggtaaaccctcagtagtgacttcagtactgacttAAAAGGCTTTTCCGGGGGACCACTGTATTTTATTATCCatagcccattgttctgtttacaTCACATTAAAGGGAGAGATGACCTTTACCTTAGAATTGTTAAATCAGGGGCTCCTTAGGAAGAGAAGGAATTTCTCTTTCAGGAGCTCATTATGAAGATAATATAATATTCTTTTCTGAATAGAAAGTAGATACTGATTTGGCAACATGCTTAATCCCTGAGTGGAGCATATGGtttagtgctcaactactaaccaaaaggcttgtggtttgaatccaccccagaggcacctctggagaaaggcctggtgatcttccaaaaggccgcagccttgaaaaccctatagagcgcagttctactctgcacacacgggattgccatgagtcggaatagacttgtaGGCAACTGGTAACAGACTTGGCAGCACATTGAGGACGCATATTCGTTAGTGAATTGAGGGTGAGCTGGAATTTGTTTTTATTGGAGATGAATTTGTATTTCATGTTTTTAGTTGTTTGTTAATGATAAATTTTTTGAATTGCTAGAAATAATTTCTTCCTAATCTGGAGGGCTCCTTCTGTCTTTCTCTCATACACACATAGAGAATGGTAGTTAGGATTTGCTTGCTCTTTTATATTTGGctattttcttaaatttatttgaaaaacCGTAATAAAGGCTAAGTACAAAAGTCAGTATCTGAATATTTTGATTGGCCACATTTTGGCTcagcctcctccaggaagcattTGTGTAGTTCTGTGGACTTATATTTGTTTACTACTCAACAAACCTAAGATTTTCTCAACTCTCGTTACGTTGTTTGCAAGATTTAATTTTATCCTTCCTCTTGTAACCAGCACTGATAAAGATCGAATAATTTTTAGTTCTTTGTTCTGTGGAAGCTGCATAGAAAAACTGTTCCAGTTTTTTGcctattgagtcagtttcaaaATCTTTAAAATTGGTACTGAAATGTTCATTAACTGTGCGGCAGGTACCATCTTAAGAATGATTGCATTTCACCACCTGCAGATGTCAATTTCAGAGAATGGTAAATTTTTGTCTTAACATATACAGAGAAATATAAAGATatactttttatgtattttatattaaGTGTTATGTTTATTTAAATTGTCATTGACAGGCTGGAAAGGGCCAAGAAATTACAAGAACAGCGAGAAAAGGAAAtggttgaaaaacaaaaacaacaagaaatagcTGCAggtaatatattttttctctattaTGAAAGGAAGGCATATTcttagaaaatttgaaaaaccCAGAAAAATAGTAAATCTTCTGTGATCCCTGCTGCCCATCAATACATTGTAAACATTGTTAGTATGTTAGTTTCCAGCTTCATAAAAtctgttaatttttttgtgctttaggtgaaagcttacagctcaagttaatttctcattcaaaaatttatatacatattgttttgtgacgttggttgcaatcccacagtgtgacagcacgctccccaTTTCCATACTGTTCCCTGTGTCagttcatccagttcctgtctcttcttgccttctcgtcctgcttttggacaggagcagcccatttggtattgtatatttgattgaactaagaagcacgttcctcacgtgttattttttgttttataggcctgtctaatctttgtctaaaaagtGGTCTTCGGGAATGCTTTGAGTTCTGGGCTAGAGCaaaggggccatagtttcagagttcctccagtctctttgagatcattaagtctggtttcaCCAAATCTGTATGCCTACATATTTCTGATTTGATCCAtgcagagaaatttttttttacaagtaaatGGTGACTTCTTTTCATGAGGTACTTTAGCCTTCACTTCAGATATTTTTTAGTTGAAATTTTggaaaaagtttattaaaagttGGTGAATTGATATGGAGTAGTATATtactttctgttattttaagaaaTCAAGTTTTTACATATTATGCAAACATCGCCTGTGGGTGGTTGAAGGTGATCAGAGCAAACTTAATATGGAATTCATATGGAATGAATCTAgaaggtgttttgttttttgccattcacACTAAATaatcagggtttttttgttgttgttaaactcCAGATTTTTACAAAAACAACTTTTGTAGCTGGGTTCCTATAATGTTACTAATTTTGAAACTTTTCAAGGTTATATTCTGAACTGTTAAATGTATAATCAGTATATGGGTCAAATTCCTGACTGTGCCACTTAACAGTGGAAATCCCAGGCTTGTCACTTACCCTTATGGGCCTGGGTTTTTTGATCTGTTAAATCTGCTTAACAGCTTTAAATGTTTATGAGTTTCAGGTTATGTCTGTGAAATCATTTTGTAAAGAGCCATGCAAATATAAGATTTTACTGTATTTCAGTATGTTTACACGTACTACAGTTCATTCCAGTGAAATCATAGACCTTATTATTTGCAGAACTCTGTTCTTTCTCAGAAGTAAATAAGGTTttcatgtatgtatttattattggGTATATATTTAGTATGTACCTTAGGGATAAATTTTTCTAAAATACTATTTTGTAAGCTAAGACTCAACCATTTCCTTGTTTGGCGGAAATAATCCTACCTTTTGCAGATGAGTAGCTTTTTAGTGTGAATAATGAATTTATTGCTATGCATCTGGAGATTATTGATGTGTTAATCGTCGTACTTGTCTTCAGCAGCTGCAGCTACTGGAGGTTCTGTTCTCAATGTCGCTGCCCTTTTGGCATCAGGAACGCAAGTAACTCCTCAGATAGCTATGGCAGCTCAAATGGCGGCCTTGCAAGCTAAAGCTTTGGCAGAGACGGGAATAGCTGTACCTAGCTATTACAATCCAGCAGCTGTGAATCCAATGAAATTTGCtgaacaagagaaaaaaaggaaaatgctttGGCAAGGCAAGAAAGAAGGGGTAAGTTCTTTTATCACCTCTTCATAACACCAAAGAAAACCGAGCtttagctcggctgctaaccaaaagattgtcagttcaaatccaccagctgctgcttggaaaccgtatagagcagttctactctgtcttattagagtcgctatgagtcagaatcaactcattggcaacaggtaaaatggagggaaaaaagtACTTAGATGATTCATGaggtacttgcatttatttttttgctttattattaCATAACAGAAATCTTTAATTACAAACCCCACTGATAGAATGTCATAAAtgctgctgctgtttttgttGCTTAGACTGTATTATGGGAAGATTTTATATTCTCATAAAGCATGTTAAATTATTACAGATTCTAAAATGTCTTATTTCTTAATAGGACAAATCCCAGTCTGCTGAAATCTGGGAAAAATTGAATTTTGGGAATAAGGACCAAAATGtcaaatttagaaaattaatgGGTATTAAGGTGAGTTATACTTTGTATTAAACTTCATATTAACTTATATTTTCAGGATAACATTGTTATGTTTTTACAGAGATAGCACACGTTATACTTTTTTGCCAGCCAGGTCCttgtgtgtgattttcctgtgccgGCTGTACacgttatttgtgaaaaataagGTAGTTCACAATTTAAAGATAATTTCAGTGATGTGTCAGCTCTGGATACTTTCTGGTGCTTTTCTGGTTATGATCTCAAGATTAATTGCACAGAATTAACAACCTGTTGTTTTCACTGGTTGACAATATAAATTGTTCGATTTAAGTCAGAATATTTGTTGATTATTACTAAGTTTATACCTTAGATGAACTGGATTCAGCATCATGAACTTctcagtaaataaaaataaaatcctaaGAAAGAGTTAATGATTTTAAATAAGAGTTggggttcttttttcttttaggatTAAGTGTACCTAGAGGGGTGGAACCGTCTTAATTTTTAAAGGTTCATTGAAGCTTATTTTAAACATGTAGAAAAGAGGCTTTTATTGATTGAAGTGTGCGTATACTGTATTAGATTTCTACCAGCAgccccacgggagaaagatgtggcagtacgCTTCCGtatagatttatagccttggaaaccctgtggggtcgctgtgagtcagaattgactcagcggcagtggttGTTGGGTTTTGGATGTTAGGCTTAATACAAGCACTTGGAAGGGTCCACAAATGCTCAGACTTTGGTTATTACTTAGAGGGTTGGTTTTTATTGACGGGATTCTTGGCCTAAATGAAGTACTTACAGAAGAATAGACACTGCACTAAGCTTGCTTTTCCTCTTGCCTGTTTGCCAgaggacctttgcacttgctataTTCCACTCTGGAACATTCTGCCTTCTGATGCCTGCCCGACTCTTTCTTTATTCTGGTTTCTGCTCAGATGTCACCATTTTATAGTCCTTTACCACCAACCTTTTTTAAATAGCTGGCATCCGCACCCTTGGAACACTCCATCgtcattctctttttttccatGGCACTTATATACTATATAACATGCTCtacatttttatatgtttttttgcCTCCACCGCTATAATATAGTGGATTTTTATTAACATCCTGCTGTGTCCTCATACCTAGAAAGAGCATTGCCTTGTGCCCTATAGGCACTTAGTGACTGAATGGAAGCTAAGTAATTGAGGTCAAATAGGAATCCAGAAATTTTGATTTGTCAAGTTGGAAAATCTTTTTATCTGAGTtcttcattttaattattttatatatgataTCTAGAGTGAAGATGAAGCTGGATGTAGCTCAGTTGATGAAGAAAGTTACAAGACTTTGAAGCAACAGGAAGAAGTATTTAGAAATCTTGATGCTCAGTATGAAATGGCAAGATCACAAACCCACACACAAAGAGGAATGGGGTTGGGTTTCACATCTTCAATGCGAGGAATGGATGCAGTTTGAAAAAGATCACACTTGTAGAAGCTGGGGACTTTATAGACTTTTCTTGTTCTGATGTCAGGTCCTTGTTCACCAACAGCTAGCATTCTAGCTTGCATGGGTGTTGCATTGACTTTAATTTATTGAAAAATACGATTTTTTGTAAATATCAGATCAGTGATACTGGTGTTAGTGTTGTAATCAGGTTAAACCCGCTTCCATTAAACTTGACAGGTCTATAGAAGGACAATATTTTTTAGTCATGAATTCTACTTTTCAAATATATAAAAGCTGCCGGTGGGATAAAAATCTTGTACATGGGTTTTTCGTGTCCACTGTCTTGTGTACTTTTGTACTTAACCTTGTACagttcttttcatctcttgaaaCATGAAAGAAATGTAGATGTTCTTTAGATGATCTGGCCATTTGGTACATAATCCAGCGTAAATAAGCTGGGTGGTGATGATAATAAAAATGGTTTTCTCAAAACTGGTGTTAATTTAAATTACCTAAAATTCttgtttgaatttattttatggtTTCTGTAGCATTTGCAATTGCTATTAGAAAATACTGACTAGAAatccctcccccccccttttttttttaagaacaattAACTATGCTATAGGCAATACCATAGTGAGCAAAAATGTACAAGGAATGTGGGAAGAACAAGcaaaagaaaactattaaaatacTGTTTCCTACTATCATAAGGGACAGAATTGGTGTATAGTATTTGTTAACTATTCAGTGTTATTCAAGAAATAGATTAATGCATTAAAGGGATATGTAAGcacttttattttaataaagtgCCTTATAACAAGTCCTTTGTATGCCCTTTGCTCATTATCCTGTTGAAGTCTTCTCCTACATAATAAACTAGTCTGAAATACTAAAGCAAACTACGTTGTCACTAAATTGAATAGGGTATAAATTTTGTGGTGTAAGGGAGACTACAAAACTGGTACTTCCATTACAACAAagtcgtaatttttttttttcatgttcttgCCTAAAGCAATTACAAGTGTATTTCACTGATATAAATACATTCCAAATGAATAGTACAATTTTTCTATGCATAGAACACAATCCATTAACATTTACTAAAAAATTCTTTGGAAAACATCTCCACGATGTAGTAGCACACACAAGGGAGGACTGCTTATAGAGTCAAAACTTACACCCTTATTTGAAGAACTGGAATTAGTAAGTCTTACCAACTTGCTTGTTAGGTTTGTCTTTGTGACACATGAAAATCAAGTGATcagatttttaatgtattttgttaAATGTTCAGAATTAATTTTCTCAGAACAAATTCTCTGAAAATATCTATGCTTCAGTGTCACACCGAAGCTTTCTGGGGAAATGACACCATGGGTTCTTTTGGGGTCACCACAAACTCATTTCTCAGTTGAGGTCAACCTTCTGAAAATTTGTTGAAAGATTTCATGCATCTGCAAGTCACTGGGTGCAAAATTGCACAAGAACTGGTGCTGCTGTCTCAAAAATATTTTAGGAGCAGGCCATATATGCATAATGAATAGTGTGGTCTCTCCCATGTTCATGTATGGTAGCATTGTCCAAAAAAGTACAATGTAACCCACAGAATTTAAAGTTTTTTAGTAGCCAAATTCTAAAAATTCAAAGTGATGAACTTTAGTTCAACATACCAaaatatttcaacatgtaatcattTTTAATGTGAAGAGGACATTTgcctatttaacaatttctacatgtataattcagtgacattacagaCATCATGTTGTTCCACCATTATTTGTTTTGAAATTATACCACAACATAAATTCAGTTTTCCCTAAGCAAAACCCCCTTTACCCCTCCCTTgcatctctggtaaccactaataatctttggtttctgtatatttcatataagtgagatcttacagtatttgtccttttggaactgactgACTTTGCTCGGCATAATGTCTATTGACTGTAAGAATTAAGTTGCCTGAGGATACCGCATGACCAAAATTGAACTCCTTTGCTCGCAAACCTTGTCCATATCTGTTGTAATCTATCTCAAATGGGCATTTATTCGACCAGTTCCTTAAAATCCTGGAGAACGATCTTTTTCTCATTCCCCATATCCAACCCATCAATTGGATCTGCTGCTtcaattttatcttttaaataccttctaccctgaaggagcaggaaagcagtgggatgcagactttgAATTCTCCTAAAAAGGTCTGAcgtaatggtctgagactagaaggactctggaggtcatggtccacagactttctgttagcccaagacaggaaccattcccaaagccaactctccagacaggaattggacaggaaaaatgatactggtgaggagtgggcttcttggctcaagcagacacatgagactatgggcagctcctgtctggaggggagatgagaaggcagagggagacagaagctggccgaatggacacggaaatagaggggggtggagaggagtgtcCTTTCTCCtgagagggagagcaattaggagtatagaacaaggtgtatgtaagtttttgtataagaaactgacttgatttgtacactttcacttaaagcacaataaaaattttaaaataaggtccctgggcagcacaaacGGTATGCAATTGACcaataatcaaaaggttgaaATTTGAACCCTCttagtggtgctgtggaagaaaggccttccgtgaagattacagccaagaaaactgaatggagcAGTCTGCTATGTAACACGTACGGTTGCCTGagttggatttgggttttttctaCTTTTCTCTTATTCACTATTACTACTGTCTTAAACCTAACGCTCCTTGATACAACTACTACAATAATCTCTATTGTCAATCTTCACTAGCCTCAAATAATTTTGCTCCACCTCTAATCCTTTCTCTACCCTGCAATAAGTACCATCTTATCAAAATGAAAACTTGTTGATCACAAACACTTCCCGTTTAAAGTGTTTAAGTGATTACCCAATGTGGATGCGAGGGAATCACTAACATGGTCGGCAAGTGTTTGCCTAATGTTCCAGGTTAAGGTTGTTCCATTCTCTGCCTTTTTATTCCACGAATGCGTTCTTCAGCCTAGAATGCTATTCGTTCCATCCTCGATGCTGTGACCACCAACTTTGCGGTCCTAATCCTTCATATTTCAGTTCAAACCTCATTTCATCACTTCCCTGACTACCACAGACCGTCAGGCTTTTCTGTCACATATCCATAGCTTCCTGTGTTATTTCGCACATTTATTTGATATGATGAATACCCATCAACACCTCACTCGACCCAAGAGCGGCGACATTTATAAAAACTACAGTTATTATTTCTCTTGCTAAACTGTAGCCTTCATGAGAGCAGGAGTTTGTCTATTTTTCTCACTTTAATATCCTCAGgtcctagaatagtgcctggcgcATTGAAGGTGGTGAATaatattggttgaatgaatgagtgattgaGAGAAATCCCAGGAAGCCGCAACAGATAAATCTAAAATAGTCTAATGATATAGCTAACTTCACATGaaaaaagtgaaagaagccaaataaTCTGACGTAGTTTGTCTAAGATCACAAATGTAGTCTGTGGCAAAACTGGAGTTCTTTATTCCCTTGCGGCTGTTTGGCACACACCACAATCCGTGATAAGGCATTCGCCGGGCTCTGATTTTCAGCCTTAGATGCACATGGACAACCCATATTGTTAAATACATTCCGATCCAGTCACCCTTTCTTCGCGTTTAAAAAGGGCCAATCCCAGTATGCAATGCGGACAATGCGTTAACTGTCGCATAGAAACCACAAGTCCCGGCATGCCCTGCTCCCGAGCACTCTCGGAAGTAGCGCTAGAGACACCATTGCATTCTGGGAGTTGTAGTCTCTCGGACTGGCCCGCCCCCTTGTGCAGCCTCGGCGGCCTACGTTTGGAAAAGCTCTACAGGGTGGTTTAGCGTGGCCCGAGCGCTAGTAAGCGGTGCCGCCCTACAACCTTCGCCCGGGCCCGGTGGCCGGCTCCGCCTCATCTGGAATCTTTTCGCCAGCCCAAAATGGCGGCGGAGGTGGATTTTGGCGACCTGGAGCTGTTCGAGGCGTTTGAGCACCCCGAGGAATCGATTCCAAAGCCCGTTCACACCCGTTTCAAGGACGACGACgacgaggaggaggaagaggaagagaatggAGTCGGCGACGCGGCGCTGCGGGAGCGGCTTCGGCAGTGCGAGGACACCATCGAGCAGCTCCGCGCCGAGAATATCCTTCCCGCTTGCTGGGCCGTGTCAGAGCGGGCGTACGGTCGGGCCTTTCCTCGGGGAATGGGACGGCGGAAATTCCAACAGGGCCAGAATTCCAAGTAATTCCCCTCACCCCGCAGGCGGACTGCGAATCTGGGGTTCGTGTGCCGTAAACTGCTCCCGGGCCTCGGCGCCACTGCCCCTTCTGGGTACCCCAATCCTGGACTGGGTTCGCTCCTCCCGCCTCCTGACTTGTATTTTAGGGTTACGGTAGACTGTTCCGACTGTTAGATTGTTGAATACTCACCAGTGTTCACCACTTGTCCCCCGCGCTGTGGGCCATTATCCGGTTGCATTTCTTTTGCCCCCAAGCTAAAGTTGTCTAACCATCAAACGTTACAGTTTATAGGAGGAGATACCTACCGGGCTCTTGGACCTTGTCCCAGATCTGTGTTTAGGGTGGGGCAAAAAGCTAGTCGTCCTAAATATGCAGAGTTGAGGGATTTAAGGGTTCCGGGCATGCAAAgaaaaatggttaaatgctggatGAAGATTGGGATTCGCCCACTTTGCGCTAGCTTCTCTGATGAAGATAGATTGCAACGCTGTAGGAAAAACGCGCCAAATAAGCTTTCGTATTCCTTTAGTTACATGATGGCAACTTCCCAACAAGATTTGCTAGTATCTGTTTTTACATTCTTAGAGTTTGTCTTTCACTGTGCATGCAGATAATTTTGGTTCAGGTAGTTTTCCTTTTGAAATTTGAAAAGAACCCTGAGAGCCGTTTAGGAGACTGAAGTTTTTCAAAgtcgcatttttttttttagtgattccTTTATTCTCaacaggagaccctggtggtgtgtagtagttaagtgctacggctgctaaccaaaaagttggcagttcgaatccgccaggtgctctttggaaattctatggggcagttctgctctgtcctgtagggtcgccatgagtcggaatcgactcgacggcagtgggcttgggttttttattattattattattatcctcaacattttatggaaaatttcaaaatacAGGAAAGTTTAAAGGATTTTACAGGGAACATCTTAGATTCTTCAGTTAACATTTTGCTAGATTTTATTTGCTTAATTTCACATCTCTTGATGCTTTGACTTGGAGATTTTTCTTTCAATGAATAGCTGTTGGCCGTTCAACTTTTGACTGGAATACCATTATTCGCATAACATTTCTGGTTCCTTCTCTTAGTCTCTTTTGAACCACGTGCCCATGTCGTAGAATATATGTTCAGAAGAATGAAAATTGAAATGCCTAGATCTATATGCCTaccggaaggaaaccctggtgacgtagtggttaagtgctacgcggctgcaaaccaaagggttggcagtttgagtccaccaggcgcaccttggaaactctgtcgggcagttttctgttctatagggtcgctatgagtcgcagtcaactcgacggcactgggtttttctgggtataTGCCTACCAGCAGAACAGCTCAGTAAATGAGTTCTTCGGGAAATACGTGTGGGCCTTTTAATGTTTACAATATTCTGACATCAAAAGTGGAAGTAGTTGAATTTTAACAATATTTGCAATTCTTTACATTTTAACGATAGTTTGTATtccttggagctctggtgacgcactggttaagagctgggctgctaatggcagttcacatccaccagctgctccttggaaaccctgtggggcagttctatctgtcctctagggtggctgtgagtcagaattgactcaactgcaacaagCTTGGTTTTGGCTTTTGCTTATATTCCTTAACAAGTAATAACATCAAGAACttaaaagaaaactgaacattCTGACTCGACCAAGGTATGAGGCATTGAAATTATACCATAGTTGTTCCTTATTATTTGTCCTGATATTTCTGTTTAATCACTTTCTTTGTAAAAAGAGTGTTTAGGATTTTTGTATCAtatttatttgttcagcatacttTTTTTTGAGAAGTCAGAGTAATGATCCTTCCATCTTAATTTGTAGGGATAAAAATTTGAGTTTTCATAACTGCACACTGAGGTTTGAAACTGATTTATTGGgtgaaaatatttgtgaaatacAAGCCAGAACTTTTTGACTTAATGTTCAGAGCAGGCAAGTTGTCAGCCCATATGTTCCTATACTATAAACGTTTCCCTGGAAGTTAGAATTGAAATTACAGTTTTACTGTAGCTGAAGGCTTACACAATGAAGATGTGTACCTGAGGTTGTTCATAAGTAGAAACAATGTAAGATATGGCAttttagaagaagaaaaatagtAGGCTTTTGACAAAATTAGAAGGAGTAGATTTGCATTCAGGCATCCAGTtttaacagaaaattaaatgCTGGTGTCCATTAATATAAACTTATTTAACAGGtcactaaatttaaaaatatgttaaagTACAAATTCATTATGTAGAACCGTGTTCTCAAGCTTACAGAATTTGAGACTGCCGTGATGTAGTTTCATACacttttttaggagccctggtggcgcggtggttaagagctcggctgtcaaccagaaagtcagcagttcgaatccaccagctgctccttgaaaaccctatggcacagttctgctctgtcctatagggttactatgagtcggaatcaacttgacggcaacgggtttggttttgttttgtgttttttttttttgtctttagtacCAGCTGGGATAATCAGCTATATTGGTGACTaacagtttaaacttagaaatttAGAAGTATTTCCAAATAACTTCCCCATGCCCTGTCCCTCCTTTGTCTGTCTGAGCACACTTTGTTGCTATAAATTCGTTTTTGGTTACATATTGAATGTATTAATTACAGCTAGGACTCCTTGTAAAAGTCATAATTTTTgtggatttaaaaatattttatatcgaTTAGCACAAATTTTCTAATGGAATTGATTGTTTACATGTGAGGCATATACTAGAAAGGGGTGCTGGTCGTCTGGGTTCAAATGATTATGGCGTCATAGGGTTTGGCAGTTTTCAGAAGAAAGCATCAGCATcataaaaaagggaagaaattatTTATCTAGAATTAGTAACCCTCATTGTGTCAGAGTGATAAAGTGTTCaacagaaaaccaaagaagaacgaGAAATAGAATTATTTGGAGAAAACTTTAGCATAAAGCTCTTGGTTTAATCCTTACTATTCTGAACTGCCATAGTTGGAGGTGTCTCCtcttttttgaaaaaagaaacatgtatttttaaaaactgaagtttGCACACATTGAAACAAGACCCTGaactttttcatattttaattttattgcttTCCTTGACGTGACCAATTCCAAATACAGACTGATTCATTTCACGTGCTAGACAGGTAGAGGAATATGGGGCAGGTGAGAAGAGGAGGAATCGGAGGTTCAGGAGGCAGCTCGTTGCCACAGGGATATAGCACAGGTTTCCAAACTGCcttctggttttattttctgCAGTATTTGAAAGTCAAATCCCAAAGCAGTTTACTTTTTACAACTCTGTTCTAGAATCTTGGGTTGGAGATATTTAGTGCAGTGTCTGTTGCCCTGCAGGAGCCTAGCCATTTATAACGTGTTTCCTTCTCCTATATACTTCCTAGTGGAAACTCACTGAGATTCTTATAGAAATGTACTTACATGTTCTTGTAACCTGCTGGTCTGTCTAGATCCTGTTTGCTGTCTGAAGAAACTAATGACTAGGTGAAGAAGCTTTCTGGTCAGGAACTAAAAGAttaaatagtttttctttttggtgaaaaaaaattttttaaatacgttAAATAAAGGATACCACTGTGTAAAACAGCTTAGAATAAGTAGAGTAAAATTGAGCACTTACTTGTTCTTGACTGTATTTGTAAAAAATTAGATGATCTTTGGTACTTAAGAATTATCGAAGTTGTGTTTACAGTATATATGCAAGTTTTTCTCTTCTAAGAATATACTTTAACTTCTGTTTTAGTGGAATATTGGTGAACAATACTAAGTTAGATGGACCTTTATTACAGATTCTGTTTATGA
Proteins encoded in this window:
- the RSRC2 gene encoding arginine/serine-rich coiled-coil protein 2 isoform X7 — its product is MIRTNFFLKQARRHESKDKSSKKHKCEEHNDKEHSSDKGRERLNSSENGEDRHKRKERKSSRGRSHSRSRSRERRHRSRSRERKKSRSRSRERKKSRSRSRERKKSRSRSRERKRRARSRSRSRSRHRHRSRSRSRTRSRSRERKKRIEKPRRFSRSLSRTPSPPPFRGRNTAMDAQEALARRLERAKKLQEQREKEMVEKQKQQEIAAAAAATGGSVLNVAALLASGTQVTPQIAMAAQMAALQAKALAETGIAVPSYYNPAAVNPMKFAEQEKKRKMLWQGKKEGDKSQSAEIWEKLNFGNKDQNVKFRKLMGIKSEDEAGCSSVDEESYKTLKQQEEVFRNLDAQYEMARSQTHTQRGMGLGFTSSMRGMDAV
- the RSRC2 gene encoding arginine/serine-rich coiled-coil protein 2 isoform X8; protein product: MDAQEALARRLERAKKLQEQREKEMVEKQKQQEIAAAAAATGGSVLNVAALLASGTQVTPQIAMAAQMAALQAKALAETGIAVPSYYNPAAVNPMKFAEQEKKRKMLWQGKKEGDKSQSAEIWEKLNFGNKDQNVKFRKLMGIKSEDEAGCSSVDEESYKTLKQQEEVFRNLDAQYEMARSQTHTQRGMGLGFTSSMRGMDAV
- the RSRC2 gene encoding arginine/serine-rich coiled-coil protein 2 isoform X6, which codes for MKEENTGAGAEAKRTNFFLKQARRHESKDKSSKKHKCEEHNDKEHSSDKGRERLNSSENGEDRHKRKERKSSRGRSHSRSRSRERRHRSRSRERKKSRSRSRERKKSRSRSRERKKSRSRSRERKRRARSRSRSRSRHRHRSRSRSRTRSRSRERKKRIEKPRRFSRSLSRTPSPPPFRGRNTAMDAQEALARRLERAKKLQEQREKEMVEKQKQQEIAAAAAATGGSVLNVAALLASGTQVTPQIAMAAQMAALQAKALAETGIAVPSYYNPAAVNPMKFAEQEKKRKMLWQGKKEGDKSQSAEIWEKLNFGNKDQNVKFRKLMGIKSEDEAGCSSVDEESYKTLKQQEEVFRNLDAQYEMARSQTHTQRGMGLGFTSSMRGMDAV